From the genome of Sphingobacterium kitahiroshimense, one region includes:
- the bglX gene encoding beta-glucosidase BglX yields the protein MKQWTSLLVAVALVPTLAFTQPAHKQDPKMDKFVSELMKKMTVDEKIGQLNLVTAGEVTTGATASTGVEAKIAAGQIGGIFSMTTPKKIRAAQELAVNKTRLKIPMIFGLDVIHGYKTTFPIPLGLSATWDIPLIEKTARIAAQEATADGINWTFSPMVDISRDARWGRISEGSGEDPYLGSQIASAMVKGYQGNDLKAINTMMACVKHWALYGAAESGKDYNTTDMSLHRMYNEYFPPYKAAVEAGAGTVMTSFNDINGIPATANKWLVTDVLRKEWGFNGMVVTDYTGIAELMDHGLGDLQQVSALSLKAGVDMDMISEGFLNTLKKSLKEGKVSQPDIDRACRLVLEAKYKLGLFEDPYRYCNEDRAKTELLTPANLKVARDAATKSFVLLKNDKQLLPLQKKGTVAVIGPLANTRANMVGTWSVSSDLVNTPSLVEGMQSVLGNQVKIVTHLGSNLLEDPVYQEHATMFGRTIPRDNRPESDIIAEALQTAAQADVIVAALGESSEMSGESSSRTEIGIPAIQQRLLAALLKTGKPVVLVLFAGRPMTLTWEDEHVPAILNAWFGGSETGAAVAEVLFGDVNPSGKLTATFPRNVGQLPIYYGHKSTGRPLAEGGSFQKFRSNYIDVINSPLYPFGYGLSYTTFDYSDLKLDTSSFKAGQSIQASVTLRNTGKYDGEEVVQLYIKDLVGSITRPVKELKGFQKVFLKAGESKVVTFTVSEEDLKFYNNDLKFVAEPGDFTLFIGKNSQDLLATKFELK from the coding sequence CATTAGTTCCGACTCTGGCATTCACACAGCCGGCGCACAAACAAGATCCCAAAATGGATAAGTTTGTTTCAGAACTGATGAAAAAAATGACAGTTGACGAAAAAATTGGCCAGCTGAATCTAGTTACTGCAGGCGAGGTGACCACAGGTGCCACTGCCAGTACTGGAGTTGAAGCAAAAATTGCTGCTGGTCAAATTGGCGGAATCTTTTCTATGACTACACCTAAAAAAATTCGTGCTGCTCAAGAACTTGCTGTCAACAAAACAAGACTTAAAATACCGATGATCTTCGGTCTAGATGTCATCCATGGTTATAAAACTACTTTTCCAATTCCATTAGGTCTTTCAGCTACGTGGGATATCCCTCTAATCGAAAAAACTGCACGTATCGCAGCCCAAGAGGCTACTGCAGATGGAATCAACTGGACCTTCTCTCCTATGGTCGATATCTCTCGTGATGCCCGTTGGGGAAGAATTTCGGAAGGTTCCGGAGAAGACCCTTACTTAGGCTCACAGATTGCAAGCGCGATGGTTAAAGGTTATCAGGGCAATGACTTAAAAGCAATCAATACCATGATGGCCTGTGTGAAGCACTGGGCTTTGTATGGTGCAGCGGAGTCTGGAAAAGATTACAACACCACAGATATGAGTCTGCACCGCATGTACAATGAATACTTCCCTCCTTACAAAGCGGCTGTAGAAGCTGGTGCAGGTACAGTTATGACATCTTTCAATGATATCAATGGTATCCCGGCAACAGCTAATAAGTGGTTAGTAACTGATGTTCTTCGCAAGGAATGGGGATTCAACGGTATGGTGGTTACAGATTATACCGGTATTGCAGAGCTGATGGATCATGGTTTAGGAGATTTACAACAAGTATCTGCACTTTCGTTAAAAGCAGGCGTGGATATGGATATGATTTCTGAAGGTTTTTTAAATACCTTAAAAAAATCTTTAAAAGAAGGGAAAGTCTCTCAACCTGATATAGACCGTGCATGCCGTTTAGTATTAGAGGCTAAATATAAATTAGGTTTATTTGAGGATCCATACCGTTACTGTAATGAAGATCGTGCTAAAACCGAGTTACTGACGCCTGCAAATCTTAAAGTTGCCCGTGATGCGGCTACTAAATCATTTGTCTTGTTAAAGAATGACAAGCAGCTTCTTCCTTTACAGAAAAAAGGTACAGTTGCTGTAATAGGTCCATTAGCGAATACACGTGCGAACATGGTGGGCACATGGTCAGTAAGCTCTGACTTAGTGAATACCCCTTCTTTGGTTGAGGGTATGCAGTCGGTATTGGGCAACCAAGTGAAAATCGTTACACATTTAGGTTCAAATTTACTTGAAGACCCTGTTTATCAAGAACATGCTACCATGTTTGGACGTACGATCCCTAGAGATAATAGACCTGAGTCGGATATTATTGCTGAAGCGTTACAAACTGCTGCTCAAGCAGATGTGATTGTAGCAGCATTAGGTGAATCTTCGGAGATGTCCGGTGAAAGTTCTAGCCGTACAGAGATTGGTATTCCGGCTATTCAACAACGTCTTTTAGCAGCGCTATTAAAAACAGGAAAACCTGTTGTCTTAGTTTTGTTTGCAGGAAGACCGATGACTTTAACTTGGGAAGATGAACATGTTCCTGCTATCTTAAATGCATGGTTTGGTGGATCTGAAACTGGAGCTGCTGTAGCTGAGGTATTATTTGGAGATGTTAACCCTTCAGGTAAATTAACGGCAACTTTCCCTAGAAATGTTGGTCAGTTACCTATTTATTATGGACATAAAAGTACTGGAAGACCATTAGCAGAAGGTGGTTCTTTCCAAAAATTTAGATCTAACTACATTGATGTGATCAATAGCCCGCTTTATCCATTTGGATATGGTTTGAGTTATACAACATTTGATTATTCAGATCTGAAATTGGATACGTCTTCTTTTAAAGCTGGACAATCCATCCAAGCATCGGTGACGTTGCGTAATACGGGTAAATATGACGGTGAAGAGGTTGTTCAACTTTATATTAAAGATCTGGTTGGTTCAATTACACGTCCTGTTAAAGAATTAAAAGGTTTTCAAAAAGTATTCTTAAAAGCTGGAGAATCTAAAGTCGTAACTTTTACTGTTTCGGAAGAAGATTTAAAATTCTATAATAACGATCTCAAGTTTGTCGCTGAACCGGGAGATTTCACCTTATTTATCGGTAAAAATTCGCAGGATCTTTTAGCTACTAAATTTGAATTAAAATAA